A window of the Polypterus senegalus isolate Bchr_013 chromosome 4, ASM1683550v1, whole genome shotgun sequence genome harbors these coding sequences:
- the LOC120527808 gene encoding short coiled-coil protein B has protein sequence MNSDMDGDAENQVEMEEKTRLINQVLELQHTLEDLSARVDAVKEENLKLKSENQVLGQYIENLMSASSVFQTTDTKSKRK, from the exons ATGAACTCAGACATGGATG GTGATGCAGAAAACCAAGTGGAGATGGAAGAGAAAACACGACTCATCAACCAAGTACTGGAACTCCAACATACCTTGGAAG attTGTCTGCACGAGTAGATGcagtaaaagaagaaaacctGAAGCTCAAGTCGGAAAATCAAGTACTTGGCCAATACATCGAAAACCTCATGTCTGCCTCCAGTGTCTTCCAGACAACCGACACAAAAAGCAAGCGAAAGTGA